AACCAGCATAACCAAGCTGGGAGTGTTTCTATTCCTATAGTAGGTGTTATTGGCTCCATTTTTCATCAACCCACTAATATGCCTAATAGCGATCGGGCAGCTACATCTGCAAAATTGATAATCTCAAAGGGCCAACATCCAATAATAATAGTTATCAAACCTAATATGACGATAGGGATAACCATCAAAATAGATACTTCATGAATTCCTTTTATCCTTGGTTTAGGGTCTCTTAACATTACGCGTTGTAGAAGCCACAAATAATAAGCCGCAGCAAAAATGCTATTGAGTACAACGATACTTGTGACGATAACCATAAAGGAATTTTCCAGTATTGAATAACCCGCGAGTATTATGAAGAGCTTGCTCCAGAATCCACTCAAAGGTGGAACCCCGGCTAGCGTCAAGAGCCCTATCGAGAAAGAAGTTCCTGTCCAAGGCATCTTCTTCCCAACACCTTCCAACTCAAGTAAGTCTCTAGTACCAGATTTATGTATGAAGCAACCAGCACCAAGGAACAAGAGACCCTTGCCTATAGCATGGTTAAATATATGGAAGATGGCACCCATTAGAGCCAAAGCAGCTATACTTGAGCCACCAACACCATAAACATGTAAAGCATATGCGCCCACTCCAAAGCCGAAGATGATGTAGCCTATATTGACAATACTAGAATAAGCTAGAAGGCGCTTGATATCTCTTTGAAGAAGAGCCATGAAGTTAGCCACAGTAATCGTGATGATACCAAATAGTATCAAGGCAGTTCCAAAGTCAAAAGCCGTTGGGATAAATATCGAGAAAAGGATTCGCGCTATAGCATAAATACCGGCTTTGATCACAACGCCAGATAACATTGCACTTATCCCACTCGGGGCTGCAGGGTGAGCGTCAGGAAGCCAAGAATGGAACGGTACTATCGCGCCAGTTACACCAAAACCCACTATTATTGTGGCGATGATGAAGTATGGTAATTGTGGAGGATAAGTTTCCAAAGTTGGGATTATAGATGCTAGTTGGGATATATTCAAAGTTCCAGCCAAACCATAAAGGACTGACATTGCGTATAAGGCTGTTAGTGATCCTATGGTACTCATGACAAGGTATTTGAAGCTTGCCTCTATCGCCTCCCAGCGGTACTTTTTAAATGCTACCAAAGCGTAAGAAGAGAGACTCATAACTTCCCAAAAGATGAATAAATTAAATAGATCTCCTGCAAATGAGATTCCAACTAGACCTGCAACCAGAGTCATAAGTAAGGAATAATATTTATCAAGACCAGTGTCAGCTTCCATGTATTTAATCGAGTATATCGAGATCAAGAGGCCCAAAAGAATAAAGAGCAATGCCACAAAGATGCTAAATTGATCAACAAAAAAGTCTACACCAATTGGAGGTACAAAGGGACTGAAAGAGTAAGTAAGTTGTCCAAGTATCTGAACCTCCATATAGATACCTAATGCGCTATACAGCGATAATCCGAAAATTATGACAGCTACAGTTTCCCTAAACTTTTCAAATTTAATGCCCAAGAATTCTGTTATTGGAAGTAAGAGAGCGCCTGCCAAGAGTATAATAATGGGTTGTAAGACTATCCAAGATTCAGACATGATTTACCACTTCAATTTACTTAGCTTTCTAAGGTCTGCAGAGCCATAAAGCCTGTAAGCTTGGATCACTAACATCAATGCTAAACTGGCAACAGCAGCACCAAGGACTATCGAGATTACGACGAAATACTGTGCTAGAGGTATCAATTTTGGATCGAGTAACGTAAATGCCAAAAAATTCAAATTAACACTTGCTGTGATAATTTCAAGACCTATAACCGTTCTTACCATATTTTTCCGAATAGCTATACCGTAAATTCCTATAATATACAAAAATATTGCAGTCATAACGTATAAAGTGAAATCGTTGATCATAATTTATTCCTCCTCTTCGAATTCCTCCTCTACATATCCTTCAGTAACAGATTCTTCAACAGGGAGCTCAGAACTTTCAGTCCGAAATAAGATAGAGAGGCCCACGATTGTAGCGAAGATGGCAAAAGCAAGGAAGATCATATCAAAAAATCTATACCCCCAAAAGATAGCAAATAGGTCATCAATAAAAGGAGGTGGCTGGGCAGGAGTAGGTACGAACAATGCTATAGGGAGGATCAAAGGCATAAGAAATATGATAAAG
This window of the Candidatus Methylarchaceae archaeon HK02M2 genome carries:
- a CDS encoding NADH-quinone oxidoreductase subunit K, giving the protein MINDFTLYVMTAIFLYIIGIYGIAIRKNMVRTVIGLEIITASVNLNFLAFTLLDPKLIPLAQYFVVISIVLGAAVASLALMLVIQAYRLYGSADLRKLSKLKW
- a CDS encoding alkaline shock response membrane anchor protein AmaP; its protein translation is MSQIGRFLGAITVVFFIIFLMPLILPIALFVPTPAQPPPFIDDLFAIFWGYRFFDMIFLAFAIFATIVGLSILFRTESSELPVEESVTEGYVEEEFEEEE